From the genome of Actinacidiphila yeochonensis CN732, one region includes:
- a CDS encoding ATP-binding protein, whose protein sequence is MPHGHPRLRARRVPGGLRRPDDEGGVGPESGRESTGCAGGTGGTVVWIAERGLRRTRFVGRDAELARIVEVLALPPAFVLVEGEGGIGKSRLVREAIRAVDPEDVRTLYAQCPPFVEGFTLGPLVDAVRQAAPDIAGLGLSALSGVLRPLFPEWADALPPAPQQPADPDAVRHQLIRALADLVDRLGVRVLVVEDVHWADAATLDFLVHLSTRRPRPPGLVLTCRPSEVPPGSPLRRLTSRPADGVSRARVVLEGLPLSESAALVSSMLDGGRASAELAGYLHDRTEGVPLALEECVRLLRDRNDLALRDGEWTRRCQNEIAVPATIRDAVGERVARLAPDARHVLLAAAVLADPVDERTLAAVSALPPARWLAALGQALASGLLDDTQDAHNGTPASHGRFFYRHVLAARAVYEQAPAHERRGAHRRAGEVLEATTPPPVVRLAHHFRLAGEFDRWSGYARQAVDLALVSGNPTTAMTLLHALITDPALPPAEAAALTGRLPLYTSTGDPRQREIIQSLRSVLASEGLDVHERAAVRAQLGRLLVVTGEHTRGAAELELAIPDLAHGGYAVASTMALLGIPVHESWPIATHLRWLKRAESVASAGTVSADEARTLHVDRATALLDLGERSGWELARRFDADPSNPRTGRQVARLLLNLGSQSVNWGRYEDARRHLAGAVEIAERHGYLRLRDMALVTRDHLDWFTGAWDGLDERVASWGEVGEEPLIRMDSQQVAAMLRSARSGPDSEVLRMLGTVREESARRGAMNVFVESAGALGRVAGHPAKTLEATKEPVRRMVRKGVWLWAADLLPPHLGALLALGHRAEAEALTATFAEGARGREIPVLTATLASCRALLAEGGGRAALSAAAWQAAAEAWLALPRPYHAALAREHAARWLLAAGQPGAAVRELRAALEEFTALGARHDAERARRALAELGEREGERRAGRRGYGDRLSPREQEVVRLVVRGLTNRQIAEILSRSPKTVATQVNSAMRKHGVSSRTALAVRIAQRGYGDGPPGSAPD, encoded by the coding sequence ATGCCGCACGGCCATCCGCGCCTGCGTGCCCGACGCGTCCCCGGCGGCCTCCGGCGGCCCGACGACGAAGGTGGCGTGGGCCCCGAGAGTGGACGAGAATCGACCGGTTGCGCAGGCGGGACGGGAGGGACGGTCGTGTGGATAGCTGAACGCGGGTTGCGGCGGACGCGGTTCGTCGGACGTGACGCCGAACTCGCCCGAATTGTGGAGGTATTGGCGCTCCCTCCAGCTTTCGTGCTGGTCGAGGGAGAGGGCGGCATCGGCAAGAGCCGGCTGGTGCGCGAGGCGATCCGGGCCGTCGATCCCGAGGACGTCCGCACGCTGTACGCGCAGTGCCCGCCCTTCGTCGAGGGGTTCACGCTGGGGCCCCTGGTGGACGCCGTCCGGCAGGCCGCGCCGGACATCGCCGGCCTAGGACTCTCCGCCCTCTCCGGCGTCCTGCGCCCGTTGTTCCCCGAGTGGGCCGACGCCCTGCCGCCCGCCCCGCAGCAGCCGGCGGACCCCGACGCCGTGCGCCATCAGCTCATCCGGGCGCTCGCCGACCTGGTGGACCGTCTCGGCGTCCGCGTTCTCGTCGTCGAGGACGTGCACTGGGCCGACGCCGCCACGCTGGACTTCCTGGTCCACCTCAGCACCCGCCGACCCCGGCCCCCGGGCCTGGTGCTGACCTGTCGTCCCAGCGAGGTGCCGCCCGGCTCACCGTTGCGGCGGCTGACCTCCCGCCCGGCCGACGGCGTCAGCCGGGCCCGCGTCGTTCTGGAGGGCCTGCCGCTGTCCGAGAGCGCCGCCCTGGTGTCCTCGATGCTGGACGGCGGGCGCGCGTCGGCTGAACTCGCCGGCTACCTGCACGACCGCACCGAGGGCGTGCCGCTGGCCCTGGAGGAGTGCGTCCGCCTGTTGCGCGACCGGAACGACCTGGCCCTGCGGGACGGCGAGTGGACCCGGCGGTGCCAGAACGAGATCGCCGTGCCGGCCACCATCCGCGACGCGGTCGGCGAGCGGGTCGCCCGCCTGGCCCCCGACGCGCGGCACGTGCTCCTGGCGGCCGCCGTACTCGCCGACCCCGTGGACGAGCGGACCCTGGCCGCCGTCTCCGCCCTGCCACCGGCCCGCTGGTTGGCCGCCCTCGGGCAGGCCCTGGCCAGCGGGCTCCTCGACGACACCCAGGACGCCCACAACGGGACACCGGCGAGCCACGGGCGGTTCTTCTACCGCCACGTGCTCGCCGCCAGAGCCGTCTATGAACAGGCGCCCGCCCACGAGCGCAGGGGCGCGCACCGCCGGGCCGGCGAAGTCCTGGAGGCCACGACGCCGCCCCCGGTCGTCCGGCTCGCCCACCACTTCAGGCTGGCCGGGGAGTTCGACCGCTGGTCCGGCTACGCCCGGCAGGCCGTCGATCTCGCGCTGGTCTCGGGCAACCCCACCACCGCGATGACGCTGCTGCACGCCCTGATCACGGACCCCGCCCTGCCCCCCGCCGAGGCCGCGGCGCTCACCGGCAGGCTGCCGCTGTACACCTCCACCGGCGATCCCCGGCAGCGTGAGATCATCCAGAGCCTGCGGTCGGTGCTGGCGTCGGAGGGGCTCGACGTGCACGAGCGCGCCGCCGTCCGGGCCCAGCTCGGCCGGCTGCTCGTCGTCACGGGGGAACACACCCGAGGCGCGGCCGAACTCGAACTGGCCATCCCCGACCTCGCCCACGGCGGATACGCGGTCGCCTCGACGATGGCCCTGCTCGGCATCCCCGTGCACGAGTCGTGGCCGATCGCGACCCATCTGCGCTGGCTGAAGCGTGCCGAGTCCGTCGCGTCGGCCGGCACCGTCTCCGCCGACGAGGCGCGGACCCTCCATGTGGACCGGGCGACCGCCCTGCTCGACCTCGGCGAACGGTCGGGCTGGGAGCTGGCGAGGCGCTTCGACGCGGACCCGTCGAATCCGCGGACCGGCCGCCAGGTCGCCCGCCTGCTCCTCAACCTGGGCAGCCAGTCCGTGAACTGGGGGCGCTACGAGGACGCCCGGCGCCACCTGGCCGGCGCCGTCGAGATCGCGGAGCGCCATGGCTACCTGCGGCTGCGGGACATGGCCCTGGTCACCCGGGACCATCTGGACTGGTTCACCGGTGCCTGGGACGGCCTGGACGAACGGGTCGCCTCCTGGGGGGAGGTGGGCGAAGAGCCGTTGATCCGGATGGACTCCCAGCAGGTCGCCGCGATGCTGCGGTCCGCCCGTAGCGGGCCGGACAGCGAGGTCCTGCGGATGCTGGGCACGGTGCGCGAGGAGAGCGCCCGGCGCGGCGCGATGAACGTGTTCGTGGAATCGGCCGGGGCGCTCGGGCGAGTCGCCGGCCACCCGGCGAAGACACTGGAGGCGACGAAGGAGCCGGTGCGCCGGATGGTCCGCAAGGGTGTCTGGCTGTGGGCGGCCGATCTGCTCCCACCACACCTCGGGGCCCTGCTCGCGCTCGGCCACCGCGCGGAGGCCGAGGCTCTCACCGCGACTTTCGCGGAGGGCGCGCGCGGCCGGGAGATCCCGGTGCTCACGGCGACCCTGGCCAGCTGCCGGGCCCTGCTCGCCGAGGGCGGCGGCCGGGCGGCCCTGTCGGCTGCCGCCTGGCAGGCAGCCGCCGAGGCGTGGCTGGCACTGCCGCGTCCGTACCACGCCGCTCTCGCGCGGGAGCACGCCGCGCGCTGGCTGCTCGCGGCCGGGCAACCCGGGGCCGCTGTTCGTGAACTGCGAGCGGCGCTGGAGGAGTTCACCGCACTCGGCGCCCGGCACGACGCCGAGCGGGCGCGGCGGGCGCTGGCGGAGCTGGGTGAGCGTGAAGGGGAGCGGCGAGCCGGGCGCCGCGGTTACGGCGACCGCCTCTCACCACGTGAACAGGAGGTCGTGCGCCTGGTGGTACGGGGGCTGACGAATCGTCAGATTGCCGAGATCCTGTCCCGGTCGCCGAAGACGGTGGCCACACAGGTGAATTCAGCGATGCGTAAACACGGCGTTTCCTCCCGTACGGCACTGGCGGTGAGGATCGCCCAGCGCGGCTACGGGGACGGCCCGCCCGGCTCAGCTCCGGACTGA